A segment of the candidate division KSB1 bacterium genome:
GCATGATTAATTCCAGGTCTATGGTACTCAAATCGTTTAAAAACACACCGTCATATTTTTTTCTTATCTTGTGCAAACGCCAAACCAAGGTACCCGCAATGCCTGAAAGTACGATGAACCCCAAAACGGCGAAACCCGTAACCCAATAATGTTCCTCTAAAAAATGTTCCATCAGTCTAGGAATCAAGAGGGGTTGTGTTGTGAAAAAAGGTTTGATTCCTTCTTTTATATATGTCTAAATTAAACCTAGAAAAGCCAAGGCAATTTCATAATTCCGATAGGCCACTGCAATTACAATTAACATGACGGTAGAACATCAATTAGAAGGTGATAAAAATGGAATACAAAATTTTATATGCAGCTAACTAAAGAAATCGATTTAGAAATGAAAGTAATGGAGTACATGAAGTCTGGTTGGAAACCTATTGGTGGTCTTGCAATATATGATGATTCTCATGTAGAGTGTATTTGGTTTCATCAAGCAATGATCAAAGATGATTGACAGATAAGTAAATTATTATATCCCATCCCAAACTTTATTTTGATTCATGTGAAGTGTTTCAAAAGTGGGATATACTGATGCAAATCCTATTCTAGAATTAATTTGAAGATGACTTGAAAATCCAGGACAAGTGGCTGTGTATGGCAACACTAGTGAGCTGGGTATTATACAGTTAGTTCCTCTAGCAAGAAGTTAAGTTTCTCTAGCGAATCAGCAATAATTTTATAACTTTGAATTATCAAGAAATGGTTAGATAGGTTATTTTGATTATTTGTGTAATTGCCTCAATAGATTATTATTTCATATGTTTTGTGGAAAAATTTAGAAAATAATATATGCCAGTAACACCAAGTCCATTACGCTACCCCGGTGGCAAAACAATCTATGCAGAAATGTTAACGTCGGTCATTGATAATAATGACTTATCAAACTGTACATTTGTAGAGGCTTTTGCAGGAGGAGCAGGAGCAGCGATAACTTTGCTGCTAAGTGGAAAGGTGAAGTCTATTTTTCTAAATGATCTTGATCCTGCCATATATTCT
Coding sequences within it:
- a CDS encoding DUF1737 domain-containing protein; the encoded protein is MQLTKEIDLEMKVMEYMKSGWKPIGGLAIYDDSHVECIWFHQAMIKDD
- a CDS encoding DNA adenine methylase — translated: MPVTPSPLRYPGGKTIYAEMLTSVIDNNDLSNCTFVEAFAGGAGAAITLLLSGKVKSIFLNDLDPAIYS